In Myxococcus virescens, a single genomic region encodes these proteins:
- the fliQ gene encoding flagellar biosynthesis protein FliQ produces MNQLTFITQEALFLVLVASAPPVLMSLLVGFVISLFQATTQIQEQTLTFAPKVVAVFGILALAGPWIGSQLVRFTFHVFDRFPALIK; encoded by the coding sequence ATGAATCAGCTCACGTTCATTACCCAGGAGGCCCTGTTCCTGGTGCTCGTCGCGTCGGCGCCGCCGGTGCTGATGAGCCTGTTGGTGGGGTTCGTCATCTCCCTGTTCCAGGCCACCACGCAGATCCAGGAGCAGACGCTCACCTTCGCGCCGAAGGTCGTCGCCGTGTTCGGCATCCTGGCGTTGGCCGGCCCCTGGATTGGAAGCCAGCTGGTGCGCTTCACGTTCCACGTCTTCGACAGGTTCCCCGCGCTCATCAAATGA
- a CDS encoding flagellar assembly protein FliH, giving the protein MPPYRLQALQDMRARAKEEAEQAFSSAIKALEKEKAELQRLIDDLEQRKRERKAKVAAYLKEVMFKGAGINGMNMMNRFEERLKDEEAQVALEVERQREAVKVAERLVEQRRREMAEAAKELKAIEKHRENWQKQVKYERQQREELNQEEIGNALFLARQRK; this is encoded by the coding sequence ATGCCCCCGTACCGGTTGCAGGCCCTGCAGGACATGCGCGCCCGGGCCAAGGAAGAGGCGGAGCAGGCCTTTTCCTCCGCCATCAAGGCGCTGGAGAAGGAGAAGGCGGAGCTCCAGCGTCTCATCGACGACCTGGAGCAGCGCAAGCGCGAGCGCAAGGCGAAGGTGGCCGCCTACCTGAAGGAGGTCATGTTCAAGGGTGCCGGCATCAACGGCATGAACATGATGAACCGCTTCGAGGAGCGCCTGAAGGACGAAGAGGCGCAGGTGGCGCTGGAGGTGGAGCGCCAGCGGGAGGCCGTCAAGGTGGCTGAACGGCTGGTGGAGCAGCGCCGACGGGAGATGGCCGAGGCGGCGAAGGAGCTGAAGGCCATCGAGAAGCACCGAGAGAACTGGCAGAAGCAGGTGAAGTACGAGCGACAGCAGCGTGAGGAACTGAACCAGGAGGAGATTGGCAACGCCTTGTTCCTGGCGCGCCAGCGCAAGTAA
- a CDS encoding FliH/SctL family protein: protein MAIGKVIRGDGTAEPAHAPERPVLRPPRAGVMNAEVFEARQGASAILEEAQREKERILAEAQREREELLAKTREQGRQEGLAQATEIILRAKMQAGEVLTGHEQDVIALSLKVAEKIIGRSLEKDPELMVELCAAAIENLRSARSMILRVHPKTAAVLRAKKPVLMELIGRAVDLAIKEDPEVAPVGCIVQTEFGTVDAQLPTQLEMLQNVLLPDTARKEGPA, encoded by the coding sequence ATGGCGATCGGCAAGGTGATTCGAGGTGATGGGACGGCGGAGCCGGCGCACGCGCCCGAGCGTCCCGTGCTGCGGCCTCCCCGCGCGGGGGTGATGAACGCCGAGGTCTTCGAGGCCCGTCAGGGCGCGTCGGCCATCCTGGAGGAGGCGCAGCGCGAGAAGGAGCGCATCCTCGCGGAGGCGCAGCGCGAGCGCGAGGAGCTCCTCGCCAAGACGCGTGAGCAGGGCCGTCAGGAAGGCCTGGCGCAGGCCACCGAAATCATCCTTCGCGCGAAGATGCAGGCGGGGGAGGTGCTGACCGGCCACGAGCAGGACGTCATCGCGCTGTCGCTCAAGGTGGCGGAGAAGATCATCGGCCGGAGCCTGGAGAAGGACCCGGAGCTGATGGTGGAGCTGTGCGCCGCGGCCATCGAGAACCTGCGCAGCGCCCGCTCCATGATTCTGCGGGTCCACCCGAAGACGGCCGCCGTGCTCCGCGCGAAGAAGCCGGTCCTGATGGAGCTCATCGGCCGCGCGGTGGACCTGGCCATCAAGGAGGACCCCGAGGTGGCCCCCGTGGGCTGCATCGTCCAGACGGAGTTCGGCACGGTGGACGCACAGCTTCCCACGCAGCTGGAGATGCTCCAGAACGTCCTGTTGCCGGACACCGCGCGCAAGGAAGGGCCGGCTTGA
- the sctR gene encoding type III secretion system export apparatus subunit SctR: MNLPSSARSRLPRVPPWLFAAVVAVHPFAALAQKRGGAAIPDSVVNEAVNSDSFASRPLILILALAAMGLVPFALMMATSFVKISVVLSIVRSALGTQQIPPTQVITGLAIILTVYIMAPVGQQMYRAAGLDIWAKGPGVFSSETVGSMLGAANKSKEPLREWLIKKVTTKDRALFFNLAKKMRKGEDRDAVESNDFMVIIPAFVVSELKEAFQIGFLLFVPFIVIDMVVANILLALGMHMLSPTTISMPFKLLLFVLVDGWYLIAKGLVVGYL; the protein is encoded by the coding sequence GTGAACCTCCCTTCCTCCGCCCGTTCCCGTCTCCCGCGCGTCCCGCCCTGGCTGTTCGCGGCCGTGGTCGCCGTTCATCCCTTCGCCGCGCTCGCTCAGAAGCGCGGGGGCGCGGCCATCCCCGACTCGGTGGTCAACGAGGCCGTCAACAGCGACTCGTTCGCCTCGCGCCCGCTCATCCTCATCCTGGCGCTCGCGGCCATGGGCCTGGTGCCCTTCGCGCTGATGATGGCGACCAGCTTCGTGAAGATTTCGGTGGTGCTCTCCATCGTCCGCTCGGCGCTGGGCACGCAGCAGATTCCGCCCACCCAGGTCATCACCGGCCTGGCCATCATCCTCACCGTCTACATCATGGCCCCGGTGGGCCAGCAGATGTACCGCGCGGCCGGCCTGGACATCTGGGCCAAGGGCCCCGGCGTGTTCTCCTCGGAGACGGTGGGCTCGATGCTGGGCGCCGCCAACAAGTCCAAGGAGCCGCTGCGCGAGTGGCTCATCAAGAAGGTCACCACCAAGGACCGGGCGCTCTTCTTCAACCTCGCCAAGAAGATGCGCAAGGGCGAGGACCGCGACGCCGTGGAGAGCAATGACTTCATGGTCATCATCCCGGCCTTCGTGGTGTCCGAACTCAAGGAGGCCTTCCAGATAGGCTTCCTCTTGTTCGTGCCGTTCATCGTCATCGACATGGTGGTGGCCAACATCCTGCTGGCGCTCGGCATGCACATGTTGTCACCGACCACCATCTCCATGCCGTTCAAGCTGCTGCTGTTCGTGCTCGTGGACGGCTGGTATCTCATCGCCAAGGGCCTGGTCGTCGGCTACCTGTAG
- the sctN gene encoding type III secretion system ATPase SctN yields MAIDLSRYFDLIKEAQVVRVRGRVTELTGLIIKASVPNVRVGELVLIKSRNRGAVKAEVVGFQGDEVMLMPLGELHGIGPDSEVIPTGKPLSIKCGEALLGRVLNGIGEPMDGHPLPEEGLIDWSVDRDCPDPFTRQRIERPLPLGVRCIDGLLTVGEGQRVGLFAGSGVGKSTLMGQIARNTKADLCVVALIGERGREVREFIEDAMGEEGMKRSVLVCATSDQPSLVRLRAAYVATAIAEYFRERGGNVLFMLDTVTRLARAQREIGLAVGEPPARQGYPPSVFSMLPRILERTGNSEKGKCTAIYTCLVAGGDMEEPIADEVRGILDGHFILNRALGERNQWPAMDVLASLSRVMSGIVSKDHKKAAGRLRELLSTYEKQRDLILLGAYQYGTDPRTDQAIDKYDAIIDFLKQDTHSNSGFEETVEQLIALFDE; encoded by the coding sequence ATGGCCATTGACCTCTCGCGGTACTTCGACCTCATCAAGGAAGCGCAGGTCGTGCGCGTGCGCGGCCGCGTCACGGAGCTGACGGGCCTCATCATCAAGGCCAGCGTGCCCAACGTCCGCGTGGGCGAGCTGGTGCTCATCAAGAGCCGCAACCGCGGCGCGGTGAAGGCGGAGGTGGTGGGCTTCCAGGGGGATGAGGTGATGCTCATGCCCCTGGGCGAGCTGCACGGCATCGGTCCGGACAGCGAGGTCATCCCCACCGGCAAGCCGCTGAGCATCAAGTGCGGAGAGGCGCTGCTGGGCCGCGTGCTCAACGGAATCGGCGAGCCCATGGACGGCCACCCGTTGCCGGAGGAGGGCCTCATCGACTGGTCCGTGGACCGCGACTGCCCGGACCCCTTCACCCGCCAGCGCATCGAGCGGCCACTGCCCTTGGGGGTGCGCTGCATCGACGGGCTGCTCACGGTGGGGGAGGGCCAGCGCGTGGGCCTCTTCGCCGGCTCCGGCGTCGGCAAGTCCACGCTGATGGGGCAGATTGCCCGGAACACCAAAGCGGACCTCTGTGTGGTGGCGCTCATCGGCGAGCGTGGCCGCGAAGTCCGTGAGTTCATCGAAGACGCCATGGGCGAGGAGGGCATGAAGCGCTCCGTGCTGGTGTGCGCCACCTCCGACCAGCCCAGCCTCGTGCGTCTGCGCGCGGCCTATGTCGCCACCGCCATCGCCGAGTACTTCCGCGAGCGCGGCGGCAACGTGCTCTTCATGCTGGATACGGTGACGCGTCTGGCGCGTGCCCAGCGTGAGATTGGCCTCGCCGTGGGTGAGCCCCCGGCCCGTCAGGGTTATCCGCCGAGCGTGTTCTCCATGCTGCCTCGCATCCTGGAGCGCACGGGCAACTCGGAGAAGGGCAAGTGCACCGCCATCTACACCTGCCTCGTGGCCGGTGGTGACATGGAAGAGCCCATCGCCGACGAGGTCCGCGGTATTCTCGACGGCCACTTCATCCTCAACCGTGCCCTGGGTGAGCGCAACCAGTGGCCCGCGATGGACGTGCTCGCCAGCCTCAGCCGTGTGATGAGCGGCATCGTCTCCAAGGACCACAAGAAGGCGGCGGGACGGCTGCGAGAACTGCTCTCCACGTATGAGAAGCAGCGCGACCTCATCCTCCTGGGGGCCTACCAGTACGGGACGGATCCCCGCACGGATCAGGCCATCGACAAGTACGACGCCATCATCGACTTCCTCAAGCAGGACACCCACTCCAACTCCGGGTTCGAGGAGACGGTGGAGCAGCTGATCGCCCTGTTCGACGAGTAA
- a CDS encoding flagellar biosynthetic protein FliO: protein MRLLLGAALVFAPPAAMAQAPSTSAPAVKPVVPPAEPAQAPAPAVVSPATPAPAAEKADPTADVELLEADRALDAELSARESAKAARSGAGGDTLSESEETDSLGWTLVRTLLVLGVVVASIYLTLNVGLRKLMGLQGTAAGRQPLVSVVERLPLDQRRSLFVVKAADEYLLLGGGEGGLQLLSKLDVEAVERIRAQRPQTNAVPLSPFLQKLLSRRSGGPPSQPPGS, encoded by the coding sequence ATGCGCCTGTTGCTTGGTGCCGCGCTGGTGTTCGCGCCGCCCGCCGCCATGGCCCAGGCTCCGTCCACGTCCGCACCCGCCGTGAAGCCGGTGGTGCCCCCCGCGGAGCCTGCCCAGGCGCCGGCACCCGCGGTTGTTTCGCCCGCGACGCCAGCGCCGGCCGCTGAGAAGGCGGACCCCACGGCCGACGTCGAGTTGCTGGAAGCGGACCGGGCCCTGGACGCGGAGCTGTCTGCGCGCGAGTCCGCGAAGGCGGCCCGGAGCGGCGCGGGTGGGGACACCCTGTCGGAGTCCGAGGAAACGGACAGCCTGGGCTGGACGCTGGTGCGCACGCTGCTCGTGCTGGGCGTGGTGGTTGCGTCCATCTACCTCACGCTGAACGTGGGACTGCGCAAGCTGATGGGGCTCCAGGGGACGGCCGCGGGCCGTCAGCCCCTGGTCTCCGTGGTGGAGCGGCTGCCCCTGGACCAGCGCCGCAGCCTCTTCGTGGTGAAGGCCGCGGACGAATACCTGCTGTTGGGCGGCGGCGAGGGCGGCTTGCAACTGTTGTCGAAGCTGGATGTGGAGGCGGTGGAGCGCATCCGCGCGCAGCGCCCGCAGACGAATGCAGTTCCACTGAGCCCATTCCTCCAGAAGCTCCTCTCCCGCCGCAGTGGTGGCCCGCCTTCCCAGCCCCCCGGCTCCTGA
- a CDS encoding ATP-dependent helicase HrpB, translated as MAGVSAAQVAQQKLQDQGAQQTNKQGASKFDGVLADKAQGAGQVDAAQQVNKAQAAQATQRTDAVRQVESVNKTEKAALNKVHGAQESVTTKAAEPVTAKAEASKSSKAGDMMTQIVGDLEKGQVNLEHIIKQASSGKAFSNAELLSLQASMYQYTQQLDLTSKVVEKATTGLKDVVKTQV; from the coding sequence ATGGCCGGAGTCTCCGCGGCGCAGGTCGCGCAGCAGAAGCTGCAGGATCAGGGCGCTCAGCAGACGAACAAGCAGGGCGCGTCGAAGTTCGACGGAGTTCTCGCTGACAAGGCGCAGGGCGCCGGTCAGGTGGACGCCGCCCAGCAGGTGAACAAGGCCCAGGCGGCGCAGGCCACCCAGCGCACGGATGCCGTGCGTCAGGTGGAGTCCGTCAACAAGACGGAGAAGGCCGCCCTCAACAAGGTGCACGGCGCCCAGGAGTCGGTGACGACCAAGGCGGCGGAGCCGGTGACGGCCAAGGCCGAGGCGTCCAAGTCGTCCAAGGCGGGCGACATGATGACGCAGATCGTCGGCGACCTGGAGAAGGGCCAGGTCAACCTGGAGCACATCATCAAGCAGGCCTCCAGCGGCAAGGCGTTCTCCAACGCGGAGCTGCTGTCGCTCCAGGCCTCCATGTACCAGTACACGCAGCAGCTGGACCTGACGAGCAAGGTCGTGGAGAAGGCGACCACCGGCCTGAAGGACGTCGTCAAGACCCAGGTGTAG
- a CDS encoding type III secretion system protein: MIRRPHAFAASLLALLFLTGCHIELQHALSEADANEIYVLLSKNGINAKKEKEEGGNEVRFMITVPKADAAQAAELLKLNSLPRPVEKGLAHFAKGSMVPTATEERAMLLKAMGGEVSNALNQIDGVLEARAIVMIPENNDLTQPENKPMPSASVFIKYRPGEGGKPPIDTAVVQQFAATAVPELKASAVTVLMTQALPPSAETDAESRLQDVLGLRMTAASASQFKVMFAGAFVLVLAMLGLTMWTFMRGGSSSAPATRAGARTRGRPPEA, translated from the coding sequence ATGATTCGCCGACCGCACGCGTTTGCCGCCTCGCTTCTCGCCCTTCTCTTCCTGACGGGCTGCCACATTGAACTCCAGCACGCGCTGAGCGAAGCGGACGCCAACGAAATCTACGTCCTGCTCAGCAAGAACGGCATCAACGCCAAGAAGGAAAAAGAAGAAGGCGGCAACGAGGTGCGGTTCATGATCACCGTGCCCAAGGCGGATGCCGCGCAGGCGGCGGAGCTGCTCAAGCTCAATTCGCTGCCGCGGCCGGTGGAGAAGGGCCTGGCCCATTTCGCCAAGGGCAGCATGGTGCCCACCGCGACGGAGGAGCGCGCCATGCTCCTCAAGGCGATGGGCGGCGAGGTCTCCAATGCGCTGAATCAGATCGACGGCGTGCTGGAAGCGCGCGCCATCGTGATGATTCCGGAGAACAACGACCTCACGCAGCCGGAGAACAAGCCGATGCCGTCCGCGTCGGTGTTCATCAAGTACCGCCCGGGCGAGGGTGGCAAGCCGCCCATCGACACCGCCGTGGTGCAGCAGTTCGCGGCCACCGCGGTGCCGGAGCTGAAGGCCAGCGCGGTGACGGTGCTGATGACGCAGGCCCTGCCGCCGTCGGCGGAGACGGACGCGGAGAGCCGCCTGCAGGACGTGCTGGGGCTGCGCATGACGGCGGCCAGCGCCAGCCAGTTCAAGGTGATGTTCGCGGGCGCCTTCGTGTTGGTGCTGGCGATGCTGGGCCTGACGATGTGGACCTTCATGCGCGGCGGCTCCAGCAGCGCCCCTGCCACGCGCGCTGGAGCGCGTACCCGCGGTCGTCCTCCCGAGGCTTGA
- the sctQ gene encoding type III secretion system cytoplasmic ring protein SctQ, with translation MSLESEDEGSGVHERTMLVDLSQLRPSRQEPPQESPASQEPPASQERRWRPFAFRNLEKVSRAQGLLAERLRWLTPADGTTVAVAARLTELFDAEVRLTVESVQVRPMAELRRFLGDPTFLAVLAPGALQGRAVLEVELALAHVAVDLLLGGAGETVGLRPLTDIEEGVMAYVVLEGLKLLVPGLQAAVPRPRLDGVARGVDEVSARLGDDGPMLAVHLQATLGPHSGMVRLVVPAAVLDAAEPAVESTQRRARGKADLEAFASRLSAVRSWLRAEIGSAEISGQDLASLRVKDVLLVDALSARTDKGEAGTARLRVGKGTAGWAEAEVFVGEDGRYQARITDFVQGEPGHPGSADEASAEPGDEEEDFTNPELDVPPELEGAALDDVSKPDGSDLLGDVPLQIAVELARVPVTAQQVVGLRTGQVLELNRGPGEPVELSVNGKVVARGELVELEGQLGVRIITLAS, from the coding sequence ATGAGTCTCGAATCCGAGGACGAAGGATCGGGCGTCCACGAGCGCACGATGCTGGTGGACCTGAGCCAGCTCCGGCCTTCACGCCAGGAGCCTCCGCAGGAGTCCCCGGCATCCCAGGAGCCACCCGCCAGCCAGGAGCGGCGCTGGCGGCCCTTCGCTTTCCGGAACCTGGAGAAGGTCTCCCGGGCCCAGGGGCTGCTCGCGGAGCGCTTGCGGTGGCTGACGCCCGCGGACGGCACGACGGTGGCCGTGGCGGCTCGGCTCACGGAGCTGTTCGACGCGGAGGTGCGCCTGACGGTGGAGTCCGTCCAGGTGCGGCCCATGGCGGAGCTGCGGCGCTTCCTGGGCGACCCCACCTTCCTGGCGGTGCTCGCGCCCGGGGCGCTCCAGGGCCGGGCGGTGCTGGAGGTGGAGCTCGCGCTGGCGCACGTGGCGGTGGATCTGCTGCTGGGCGGCGCCGGTGAGACGGTGGGCCTGCGGCCGCTGACGGACATCGAGGAGGGCGTGATGGCCTACGTCGTCCTCGAGGGGCTCAAGCTGCTGGTGCCGGGGCTGCAGGCGGCGGTGCCGCGCCCCCGGTTGGACGGCGTGGCGCGGGGCGTGGACGAGGTCTCCGCGCGGCTGGGGGATGACGGCCCCATGCTGGCGGTCCACCTGCAAGCGACGCTGGGACCGCACAGCGGCATGGTGCGGCTGGTGGTGCCCGCGGCGGTGCTGGACGCGGCCGAGCCGGCGGTGGAGAGCACGCAGCGGCGGGCCCGGGGGAAGGCGGACCTGGAGGCCTTCGCGAGCCGCCTGTCGGCGGTGCGCAGCTGGCTGCGCGCGGAGATTGGCTCGGCGGAGATTTCCGGCCAGGACCTGGCGAGCCTGCGGGTGAAGGACGTGCTGCTGGTGGACGCGTTGTCGGCGCGCACGGACAAGGGCGAGGCGGGCACCGCGCGGCTGCGGGTGGGGAAGGGGACGGCGGGGTGGGCCGAGGCGGAGGTGTTCGTCGGCGAGGACGGGCGCTACCAGGCGCGCATCACCGATTTCGTTCAAGGAGAGCCGGGCCACCCGGGCTCCGCGGACGAGGCGAGCGCGGAGCCTGGGGATGAAGAAGAGGACTTCACGAACCCGGAGCTGGACGTGCCTCCGGAACTGGAAGGGGCGGCCTTGGACGATGTGAGCAAGCCGGACGGAAGCGACCTGCTCGGAGACGTGCCCCTGCAGATTGCGGTGGAGCTGGCGCGCGTGCCCGTCACCGCGCAGCAGGTGGTGGGGCTGCGCACCGGTCAGGTCCTCGAGCTGAACCGGGGGCCGGGAGAGCCGGTGGAGCTGTCCGTCAACGGCAAGGTGGTGGCCCGGGGTGAGCTGGTGGAGTTGGAAGGCCAGCTCGGCGTGCGCATCATCACCCTGGCGAGCTGA
- a CDS encoding flagellar hook-length control protein FliK — translation MSRVDDDREAARLAERLLQEKKLAEGQAKKRQEGASAFQRLMQQAQQPPPSPGPAPAQPQQQQGGLARAVLARATQQGKTFGERVQQEQQPAMKELAQPQAQAQGQAAEARGGSRASDARDARRTDEKRTSESREKDLGKAESSLGQVSSERGAAIRADADAGGGKGSGGGKDKKDGGSESIAPGFRFNPALMAPVPVAKPKDTAGSERLRALATEIAQKIVDRVRVGTNAAGNAEFQIDLRGDVLSGLSIKVSARNGKISATFSGSNREVLKQLEGASEGLRTALSGRGLRLEDVRFEAKA, via the coding sequence ATGAGCCGAGTTGACGACGATCGCGAAGCAGCGCGCCTGGCCGAGCGCCTCCTCCAGGAGAAGAAGCTCGCCGAGGGCCAGGCCAAGAAGCGCCAGGAGGGGGCTTCCGCCTTCCAGCGGCTGATGCAGCAGGCCCAGCAGCCGCCTCCGTCGCCGGGCCCGGCGCCCGCACAGCCCCAGCAGCAACAGGGCGGTCTGGCGCGCGCCGTGCTCGCGCGGGCCACCCAGCAGGGCAAGACGTTTGGTGAGCGGGTGCAGCAGGAGCAGCAGCCCGCGATGAAGGAACTGGCCCAGCCGCAAGCCCAGGCACAGGGGCAGGCCGCGGAGGCTCGGGGCGGCTCGCGCGCGTCGGACGCCCGGGACGCCCGGCGCACCGACGAGAAGCGAACCTCCGAGAGCCGCGAGAAGGACCTGGGCAAGGCGGAGTCCTCCCTGGGGCAGGTCAGCTCCGAGCGGGGCGCCGCCATCCGGGCGGATGCCGACGCGGGCGGCGGCAAGGGCAGTGGCGGTGGCAAGGACAAGAAGGACGGCGGGTCGGAGTCCATCGCCCCCGGCTTCCGCTTCAACCCCGCGCTGATGGCGCCGGTTCCCGTGGCCAAGCCCAAGGACACCGCGGGCTCGGAGCGCCTGCGCGCCCTGGCCACCGAGATTGCGCAGAAGATTGTCGACCGCGTCCGCGTGGGCACCAACGCCGCGGGCAACGCGGAGTTCCAGATCGACCTGCGGGGCGACGTGCTCAGCGGTCTGTCCATCAAGGTCAGCGCCCGGAACGGGAAGATTTCGGCCACCTTCAGCGGAAGCAACCGCGAGGTGCTCAAGCAGCTCGAAGGCGCCAGCGAGGGACTGCGGACCGCGCTCAGTGGCCGTGGGCTCCGGCTTGAAGACGTCCGCTTCGAGGCGAAGGCATGA
- a CDS encoding flagellar biosynthetic protein FliR, with amino-acid sequence MNVADLVAELGTRANVSAVIFTVALVMCRVMPVLIFSPFLGGEVVPTELKMGIGLTLSIVLYPLIAGSVTSIPLSALPYIALMAKEVFVGFTIAFVVNTLFEAARVAGNLVDTMSGSNNAQLYVPQLGQQVTLFSSFKVQLAVVLFLTLNGHHLVIEALADSLVAVPLDGFPRFHDGPWPFFDLILRVFADLLRVSLALAAPAMLATFLTDVALGAINRVAPQIQVFFISMSVKPLVSVLLVFLVLGALMDRMQGEMVVMLRTLNQALRLLS; translated from the coding sequence ATGAACGTCGCGGACCTCGTCGCAGAGCTGGGCACCCGGGCCAACGTCTCGGCCGTCATCTTCACGGTGGCGCTGGTGATGTGCCGGGTGATGCCCGTGCTCATCTTCAGCCCCTTCCTGGGCGGCGAGGTGGTCCCCACCGAGCTGAAGATGGGCATCGGGCTGACGCTCTCCATCGTCCTCTATCCCCTCATCGCGGGCTCGGTGACGTCCATCCCCCTGAGCGCTTTGCCGTACATCGCGCTGATGGCGAAGGAGGTGTTCGTCGGCTTCACCATCGCCTTCGTCGTCAACACGCTGTTCGAAGCCGCGCGCGTGGCCGGCAACCTGGTGGACACCATGTCCGGCAGCAACAACGCGCAGCTGTACGTGCCCCAGCTCGGGCAGCAGGTGACGCTGTTCTCCAGCTTCAAGGTGCAACTGGCGGTGGTGTTGTTCCTCACGCTGAACGGGCACCACCTGGTCATCGAAGCGCTGGCGGACAGCCTGGTGGCGGTGCCGCTGGATGGCTTCCCGCGCTTCCACGACGGGCCGTGGCCCTTCTTCGACCTGATTCTTCGCGTGTTCGCGGACCTGCTCCGGGTGAGCCTGGCGCTGGCCGCTCCGGCGATGCTGGCGACCTTCCTCACCGACGTGGCGCTGGGCGCCATCAACCGCGTGGCGCCGCAAATCCAGGTGTTCTTCATCTCCATGTCCGTCAAGCCCCTGGTGAGCGTGCTGCTCGTCTTCCTGGTGCTCGGCGCCCTGATGGACCGCATGCAGGGGGAAATGGTCGTCATGCTGCGGACCCTCAACCAAGCCCTGCGGCTCTTGTCCTGA